The Rhodocytophaga rosea genome has a segment encoding these proteins:
- a CDS encoding T9SS type A sorting domain-containing protein — translation MKFIHPKYYIYVLLLLGLYSESFGQVITQMGDISLGGKGGEYLVKCIKTSDGGYLSIGNANNIDGDVSGPAQGNYDYWVIKTDERGTVQWNKLLGSSANDYVFDSTEDLINKGFVLIGYTESVINSGNISSSSKGGYSDIWVVKISEDGNNIQWETRIGGDEEDYGFSIQQSNDGNYLIAGFTNSTPNTGDLGGDLSRGGYDFRLIGLSASGTVQWDKRLGGSDYENEVENGGSISAIQTLDGGYLFAGRSYSNKSGDKSQNAIGDSDLWIIKLNKLREIEWDITLGGTDEETLTSILETNNGEYIIGSTTKSKDPVLGEPDDKDFWIIKLNSIGSVVWEYKYGGKLDDELKSVIQTLDGGFLLGGWSLSSNDKDKSQPNFGASDYWVIKLFEDGSKEWDAVYGGLQEDLISTILETRDGGYLLAGTSFSNVSGNKTAPSKGDADFWLLKLEGTVVLPIDLISFSAHRSSMNSVDLRWNTASEANNSHFTIERSTDNLSFNSILEILGAGNSNQVKSYSAIDNDPLHGISYYRLKQTDYNGKSTYSKIVSIVLPIDALNNYSIFPNPTDSKHLYLETKSSANNQKIVVLIEDIVGKKIVERVLYGDPINRVNLFNQHLNLNNGIYFLTIITSDGLIRKKVIIE, via the coding sequence ATGAAATTTATTCATCCAAAGTATTATATATATGTATTGTTACTCTTGGGATTATACTCAGAATCTTTTGGGCAGGTAATTACTCAAATGGGCGATATTTCTTTAGGCGGTAAAGGGGGAGAATATTTAGTAAAATGTATTAAAACAAGTGATGGAGGATATTTGTCGATTGGAAATGCTAATAATATTGATGGGGATGTTTCTGGACCTGCACAAGGAAATTATGATTACTGGGTAATAAAAACAGACGAACGTGGAACAGTTCAATGGAACAAATTATTAGGTAGTTCAGCTAATGATTATGTTTTTGATTCAACTGAAGATCTAATAAATAAGGGATTTGTATTGATAGGCTATACTGAATCAGTAATAAATAGTGGAAATATCTCTAGTTCTAGCAAAGGAGGATACTCTGATATCTGGGTAGTTAAAATATCCGAAGACGGAAATAATATTCAATGGGAAACCAGAATAGGAGGAGACGAGGAAGATTATGGATTTTCAATCCAACAGTCGAATGATGGTAATTATTTAATAGCCGGATTTACTAATTCCACACCAAATACAGGTGATCTGGGAGGGGATCTCTCCAGAGGAGGCTATGACTTTAGGCTTATTGGCTTAAGTGCCTCAGGTACTGTTCAATGGGATAAACGTTTAGGTGGATCGGATTATGAAAACGAAGTAGAAAATGGAGGTTCTATTTCTGCGATTCAGACGCTTGACGGAGGATATTTGTTTGCAGGACGTAGTTATTCAAACAAAAGTGGGGATAAGTCACAAAATGCGATAGGAGATTCAGATCTATGGATTATCAAATTAAATAAGTTACGGGAGATTGAGTGGGATATTACGCTTGGCGGCACGGATGAAGAAACGCTAACCTCCATACTTGAAACGAATAATGGCGAATATATAATTGGAAGCACTACCAAATCCAAAGATCCGGTGTTAGGGGAACCTGATGACAAAGATTTTTGGATAATAAAATTAAATAGTATTGGCTCAGTTGTTTGGGAATATAAATATGGAGGAAAGTTAGATGATGAGCTAAAATCAGTGATCCAAACCTTAGATGGTGGTTTTCTGCTGGGAGGATGGTCTTTGTCTAGTAATGATAAAGATAAGAGTCAGCCTAATTTTGGTGCATCTGATTATTGGGTCATAAAATTATTTGAAGATGGATCAAAAGAATGGGATGCTGTATATGGAGGATTACAGGAAGACCTTATATCAACTATACTTGAAACTAGGGATGGTGGTTATCTGCTGGCAGGAACTTCTTTTTCAAATGTAAGCGGAAATAAAACAGCGCCAAGTAAAGGGGATGCTGATTTTTGGTTACTTAAACTGGAAGGGACAGTTGTACTGCCTATAGATTTAATCTCTTTCAGTGCCCATAGATCTTCCATGAATTCGGTGGACCTGCGATGGAATACCGCTTCGGAAGCTAATAATTCTCATTTTACTATTGAAAGATCTACTGATAACCTTTCTTTTAACAGCATCCTTGAGATACTAGGTGCAGGAAACAGTAATCAGGTGAAGTCTTACTCAGCCATTGATAACGATCCTTTGCACGGAATATCCTATTATAGACTAAAACAGACTGATTATAATGGAAAATCCACATACTCTAAAATTGTTAGTATAGTATTACCAATAGATGCCCTAAATAACTATTCTATATTTCCCAATCCAACCGACAGTAAACATCTATATTTAGAAACAAAATCATCTGCAAACAATCAAAAAATTGTAGTTCTGATTGAAGATATTGTAGGAAAAAAAATAGTAGAGAGAGTTTTGTATGGAGATCCAATCAATCGTGTCAATTTATTTAATCAGCATTTGAACCTAAATAATGGTATCTACTTCCTAACCATTATCACATCAGATGGACTTATCAGGAAAAAAGTAATCATTGAATAA
- a CDS encoding ABC transporter permease, with amino-acid sequence MEHQLVPNKAKKWTLIIKPKTNWFDLHLYDLWRYRDLLFMFVRRDFVSVYKQTILGPLWFIVQPLLTTLMFIIVFDKVAEIPTDSAPPALFYLSGLVIWNYFSSCLTKTATTFTANENLFGNVYFPRLIVPLSNVLSALIGFGIQLLLLLVLIAYFYFFLNSTIHFNTYIFLIPFLLLIVAALGLGLGIIISSVTTKYRDLTFLITFGVQLLMYATPVIYPVSFFKGKYKAFLLANPITPLIEVFRYSLLGIGEFNIWYISYSFLFTFITLLIGILIFNRVEKNFMDVI; translated from the coding sequence ATGGAGCATCAATTAGTGCCAAATAAGGCAAAAAAATGGACGCTAATCATTAAACCGAAAACAAATTGGTTTGATCTACATCTGTATGATCTGTGGCGCTACCGCGACTTGCTTTTTATGTTTGTAAGGCGGGATTTTGTATCTGTCTATAAACAGACTATACTAGGGCCACTGTGGTTTATTGTCCAGCCTTTGCTTACTACGCTAATGTTTATTATTGTTTTTGACAAAGTAGCAGAAATTCCAACAGACAGTGCGCCTCCGGCTTTATTTTATTTATCTGGTTTAGTGATATGGAATTATTTCTCCAGCTGTTTAACTAAAACAGCAACCACCTTTACAGCAAATGAAAATCTCTTTGGCAATGTTTACTTTCCAAGATTAATTGTTCCCTTATCAAATGTACTCTCAGCCTTGATAGGATTTGGTATTCAACTGCTGTTGCTACTGGTTTTAATCGCGTACTTTTATTTCTTTTTAAACAGTACCATACATTTTAATACTTATATATTTCTCATTCCTTTTCTACTACTAATTGTTGCAGCATTAGGACTTGGATTAGGAATAATTATCTCGTCTGTAACAACCAAATACCGCGACCTAACTTTTTTAATTACTTTTGGGGTACAACTCCTCATGTATGCAACGCCGGTTATTTATCCAGTATCCTTTTTTAAAGGAAAATACAAAGCTTTTCTTTTAGCGAATCCTATTACACCGCTGATAGAAGTTTTCAGATACTCCTTATTAGGAATCGGAGAATTTAATATCTGGTACATCTCCTATAGCTTTTTATTTACATTTATCACTCTTCTGATCGGTATTTTAATATTTAATAGGGTAGAGAAAAACTTTATGGATGTTATTTAA